A segment of the Methanomassiliicoccales archaeon genome:
CCTGTGTCTCTTTTTGAAACCATGCTGCCAAGGCACCTGGAGATAATCTATGAAATCAATCGGCGCTTCCTCGATGAGGTGCGGCTTCGTTACCCGGCAGATGAAGATCGCGTGCGGCGCATGTCTATCATAGACGAGACAGGTGGGCGCCACGTGCGCATGGCCCACCTTGCCTGTGTTGGGAGCCACGCGGTCAATGGCGTTGCCGAGCTTCACAGCGAACTCGTCAGAAGCCTTGTCATGCATGACTTCTTTGAACTGTGGCCAGAAAAGTTCACCAATGTCACAAACGGCGTGACGCCCAGGCGCTGGATGGTCCTCTCAAATCCCGACATAACAGGACTCATTTCCGGTAAGATTGGCGACGGGTGGATCACAAACCTTTACCTGTTAAAAGAACTCGAGAAGTTCGTTGATGACAAAAGCTTCCTGGAGGATTGGAGGGTCATTAAGCGAAAATGCAAGGAACGGCTTGCCCTCGCAATGAAGGTGCGCACCGGCATCTCTGTTGATCCCGAGTCACTTTTTGACGTTCAGGTGAAGAGAATCCATGAATACAAGCGTCAGCACCTGAACATTATGCACATCATAACCCTCTATCAACGGATCAAGATGAACCCATCCGCTGATATCCTGCCCCGGACTGTTATTTTTGGCGGCAAGGCCGCCCCCGGTTACTACATGGCAAAGCTCATCATTAAGCTTATCAATTCGGTCGCCGATGTGGTGAACAACGATCCGGATGTGAGGGACAGGCTAAAAGTTGTCTTCTTCCCCGATTTTAATGTGAAAAACGGTCAGCTCATGTATCCAGCCGCAGATCTTTCTGAACAGATTTCAACCGCTGGAAAGGAGGCCTCTGGAACAGGTAACATGAAATTCGCCATGAACGGCGCAGTCACCATTGGCACTCTCGACGGGGCAAACGTGGAGATCCGTGAAGAAGTAGGGCCGGAGAATTTCTTTCTTTTTGGCCTCACAACAGATGAGGTTCAAAAGCTGAAGTCAAGCGGATACCGGCCACGGGATTTCTATGAGTCGGACCATGATCTCCGTGAAACAATCGATATTATAAGTTCAGGGCTTTTCTCCAGAGGTGATCGGAACCTCTTTCTCCCGCTTGTCAACTCACTGCTCGACCACGATGACTTCATGCTTCTCGCTGACTACAGGGCCTATGTGGATTGTCAGGACAAGGTATCGGATGCATACCGCAATAGCGCAGCATGGACCCGCATGTCTGTACTCAATGTGGCCCGTATCGGAAAATTCTCCTCTGACCGGTCAATCCGGGAATACTGCGAAAGGATCTGGAACGCTAAGCCCGTGCCCGTCGATTTGTCCGGCGAGTCCCTCGATGACCTCCTCGAAACAGAGCTCCAGGCCATGACCCTCGTCAAAACCAGTGGTCTTGTGTGAATATGAAAATTCTCACAACGCGCAGAATGGACAGGTAAGTTGATGGAATATGGGTTTACCAGAGAAATTCAAACCGGATATGGCAACCACGCTCAAGTGCCTTGGGAATGTGACAACCGCAAAGGGCTCCATTGGCCTATACTATTCGGAAGCATTGAAGGTACAGCGAACAGCATTCGCAATCTGAACATTTCTTCCTGTTAAAGAGCATCGCACCAATCTTTGTTGTAATATGCAGCTGCGAGAAGGCAAAAATGTCCGAACGATTTTCTTAAAAAATGACACCGAAAACAGCTTGACATCAATTTCGCAATCGGTAAATATACAACAACAAGTACTAACGACTGGTAGAAAAAGGACGCCAGGCTGAAGATGGTGCGCTACGATATTGTATTTATCGGTCAGATGGGTATGGGTAGAATTGTTCCTTTCGAGGGATCCCCTTTCGTTGAATTGGGCAGTCCGGTACTGTTTGCTGCGATAGCAGCCTCCTGTTTGGAAAAAAGGATTGCCGCGGTGACGACAATTTCCGAGAGCGAAGAATACCTTCTGGAACCACTAAGGACCGCCGGTATTGATCTTTTCGTGAAACCC
Coding sequences within it:
- the glgP gene encoding glycogen/starch/alpha-glucan family phosphorylase; its protein translation is MSLFETMLPRHLEIIYEINRRFLDEVRLRYPADEDRVRRMSIIDETGGRHVRMAHLACVGSHAVNGVAELHSELVRSLVMHDFFELWPEKFTNVTNGVTPRRWMVLSNPDITGLISGKIGDGWITNLYLLKELEKFVDDKSFLEDWRVIKRKCKERLALAMKVRTGISVDPESLFDVQVKRIHEYKRQHLNIMHIITLYQRIKMNPSADILPRTVIFGGKAAPGYYMAKLIIKLINSVADVVNNDPDVRDRLKVVFFPDFNVKNGQLMYPAADLSEQISTAGKEASGTGNMKFAMNGAVTIGTLDGANVEIREEVGPENFFLFGLTTDEVQKLKSSGYRPRDFYESDHDLRETIDIISSGLFSRGDRNLFLPLVNSLLDHDDFMLLADYRAYVDCQDKVSDAYRNSAAWTRMSVLNVARIGKFSSDRSIREYCERIWNAKPVPVDLSGESLDDLLETELQAMTLVKTSGLV